Proteins co-encoded in one Coriobacterium glomerans PW2 genomic window:
- the amrA gene encoding AmmeMemoRadiSam system protein A, whose translation MPVLAAFALPHPPLILPRIGHGREHEISSTVEAYHEVARRVAELEPETIVLSSPHSPMFADYLHIAPGSGARGTFAQFGDESDGSNVRYDEEFVDELSRRADRDGLRAGTFGGPAQDLDWGVLVPLHFIEESYRDFRLVRISLSGLSPLDHYHLGQLVLASADALSRRVVMIASGDLSHKLSSEGPYGFAEEGSVFDALVCETFQSGELDRLLTIDPALAERAAECGLRSFQIMAGTLDRTPITSELLCYEGPFGVGYGIGAFTPIDAPGTDEARAYGSRYEQSHEQEMRTLRENEDPLVRLARTSLEHYVHERTALILPDDTPAELLGRRSGAFVSIKKHGQLRGCIGTIEPVHADLAYEIIDNAVSAGCRDPRFPPVSIDELDELVYDVDVMGTPEPVTSIDELDPSRFGVIVSGSDGRRGLLLPDLDGVDSVEDQVSIAARKGGIDPSEPGVRLERFSVERHA comes from the coding sequence ATGCCTGTTCTCGCCGCATTCGCGCTGCCCCATCCACCGCTCATCCTCCCGCGCATAGGACATGGCCGCGAACACGAGATATCGTCTACCGTCGAGGCATATCACGAAGTCGCGCGCCGCGTGGCGGAGCTCGAGCCTGAGACGATCGTGTTGTCGAGCCCGCACTCCCCAATGTTTGCCGATTATCTGCATATCGCCCCCGGATCGGGGGCACGGGGCACGTTCGCGCAATTCGGCGACGAATCCGACGGATCGAACGTGCGCTACGATGAGGAGTTCGTCGACGAGCTGTCTCGTCGCGCCGACCGCGACGGCCTGCGCGCGGGCACCTTCGGCGGGCCCGCGCAGGATCTCGACTGGGGCGTGCTCGTTCCGCTTCACTTCATCGAGGAGAGCTATCGCGACTTCAGATTGGTGCGGATCAGTCTCTCGGGGCTCTCGCCACTCGATCACTACCATCTCGGACAGCTTGTGCTCGCTTCGGCTGACGCCCTCTCTCGACGCGTCGTCATGATCGCTTCAGGGGATCTCTCCCATAAGCTCAGCTCCGAGGGACCCTATGGCTTCGCTGAAGAAGGCTCCGTCTTCGATGCGCTTGTCTGCGAGACGTTTCAGAGCGGCGAGCTCGATCGTCTGCTTACGATAGATCCGGCCCTGGCAGAGCGAGCCGCCGAGTGCGGACTGCGATCCTTTCAGATCATGGCGGGCACACTCGATCGCACGCCCATCACATCCGAGCTTCTCTGCTATGAGGGACCGTTCGGCGTGGGATACGGCATCGGGGCGTTCACACCGATCGATGCTCCGGGTACAGATGAAGCGCGCGCCTACGGAAGCCGATACGAGCAGAGCCACGAACAGGAGATGCGCACCTTGCGTGAAAACGAGGATCCTCTTGTACGCCTCGCACGGACCTCCCTTGAGCACTATGTCCATGAACGCACCGCGCTGATTCTGCCAGACGATACGCCAGCCGAGCTACTCGGAAGACGGTCGGGAGCTTTTGTCTCGATCAAGAAACATGGTCAGCTGAGGGGCTGCATCGGCACGATCGAGCCCGTCCATGCAGATCTCGCCTACGAAATCATCGATAACGCGGTATCCGCCGGTTGCCGAGATCCCAGATTCCCCCCGGTGAGCATCGATGAACTCGACGAGCTCGTCTATGATGTCGATGTCATGGGGACGCCCGAACCGGTAACAAGCATCGACGAGCTCGATCCTTCTCGCTTCGGTGTGATCGTGAGCGGAAGCGACGGGCGTCGCGGCCTGCTTCTGCCCGATCTCGATGGGGTGGACAGCGTCGAGGACCAAGTGAGCATCGCCGCACGCAAGGGCGGCATCGATCCGAGTGAACCCGGCGTTCGCCTCGAGCGGTTCTCCGTCGAGCGCCACGCATGA
- a CDS encoding 1-phosphofructokinase family hexose kinase produces MGNDVSMIYTLTPNPAVDLNESCDVVAADTVVRTRDAVFTPNGKGLNVAFTLRRFGVPTRILGFFAGFTGDYIIAGAQRMGVSVIPVKCKGITRVNLFVSVGSGEEYKFVNEGAKIDATAEREMIETILDVADLSCLSISGSMPPGASVDLLDRLVDAARDRDAEVVLDTSSERLAELIRRRPLLIKPNDDELRDVFGLDVRDDATARAALARLHEMGARNVLLTLGAHGAYFSDGSAIWHAVPAFEPMVLSTACAGDGALGSFLSIWFADRSRVEEALALCQAVGANVVESAGLGDFSCVEEYRSRICVRRL; encoded by the coding sequence ATGGGAAATGATGTATCGATGATCTACACGCTCACGCCGAATCCGGCAGTCGACCTCAATGAGAGCTGCGATGTGGTTGCCGCGGACACCGTTGTCAGAACCCGTGATGCCGTCTTCACGCCCAACGGCAAGGGATTGAACGTCGCCTTCACACTCAGGCGATTCGGTGTGCCCACAAGGATACTCGGTTTCTTTGCGGGGTTTACCGGAGACTATATCATCGCGGGTGCCCAGAGAATGGGCGTGAGCGTGATACCCGTGAAGTGCAAAGGCATAACACGCGTGAACCTGTTCGTCTCCGTCGGCAGCGGCGAAGAGTACAAATTCGTGAACGAGGGTGCAAAAATCGACGCGACCGCGGAGCGCGAGATGATCGAAACCATTCTCGACGTCGCAGATCTCTCATGCCTGTCCATTTCAGGATCGATGCCCCCGGGAGCCTCGGTTGACCTGCTTGATCGGCTTGTCGATGCCGCACGCGATCGCGATGCGGAGGTCGTGCTCGACACATCGAGCGAGAGACTGGCCGAGCTCATCCGAAGGCGCCCGCTCCTTATCAAGCCCAACGACGATGAACTGCGCGACGTGTTCGGCCTTGACGTGCGAGACGATGCGACCGCACGCGCCGCGCTCGCGCGCCTGCATGAAATGGGGGCGCGCAACGTTCTGCTCACGCTGGGAGCACATGGAGCTTACTTCTCGGACGGCTCGGCGATATGGCATGCCGTCCCCGCATTCGAGCCGATGGTTCTGTCCACGGCATGCGCGGGCGATGGTGCGCTCGGGAGCTTTCTGTCAATCTGGTTCGCAGACCGCTCACGCGTCGAGGAGGCGCTCGCTCTCTGTCAAGCGGTCGGTGCCAATGTGGTCGAATCAGCCGGACTGGGTGATTTCTCCTGTGTTGAGGAGTATCGGTCTCGTATCTGCGTGAGACGTCTGTGA
- a CDS encoding four-carbon acid sugar kinase family protein gives MDKLGVITDDLTMTSGVMLAQSGIRAVSYLSAARMPRSESYEALIISTNSRNLPPRQAQQRVRDTYRALASHGAVHFTKRIDTTYRGGIGVEIDALLDEIGDDHTAIVANTLSASKRITVGGYALIDGQALSETDAARDVLSPVRESHIPTLLASQSTRQVGEIHLGCVLAGRSELQRAIDRQSHAGSRIIVIDAITTAHVRAIAQAVTDMDLAVVCVDSGALTQQMAICRGLGSADRLPVRSPRLASIADARHRVLVVAGSATELTRQQIGKLAKEKGVQIVSISPQELLDDEMRATAIRGGVRKIRDALARSAAQVVVVETAVSSMRIDLSSIETARKMTRGSSSARLTSGLASIVREVLSDQRIADDLCGISMTGGDTLFAVLKAIGAEGIRFIDSVQPQANLGAIVGGPHDGLRIVGKGGMVGDDETAKRIVTRLILEDVCGGIRVGASK, from the coding sequence TTGGATAAACTCGGAGTGATCACAGATGATTTGACCATGACCTCCGGCGTGATGCTCGCGCAGAGCGGTATCCGCGCCGTGTCCTACCTGAGTGCGGCGCGCATGCCGCGATCAGAGTCCTATGAAGCGCTCATCATCAGCACAAATAGCCGCAATCTGCCCCCAAGGCAGGCACAGCAGCGTGTACGTGACACCTACCGCGCCCTCGCCTCCCACGGTGCCGTTCACTTCACGAAGCGCATTGACACGACATATCGCGGCGGGATCGGCGTGGAGATCGACGCTCTGCTCGATGAGATCGGCGACGATCACACGGCGATCGTCGCGAACACGCTGAGCGCATCGAAACGGATCACGGTCGGGGGCTACGCCCTCATTGACGGCCAGGCGCTTTCTGAAACCGATGCTGCTCGCGATGTGCTCTCGCCGGTGCGCGAATCGCACATTCCGACGCTGCTGGCATCTCAGAGCACGCGTCAAGTCGGTGAGATCCATCTGGGGTGCGTGCTCGCCGGCCGCAGCGAGCTACAGCGAGCCATCGACAGGCAGTCGCATGCGGGCAGCCGAATCATCGTTATCGATGCGATCACCACCGCTCATGTTCGCGCGATCGCCCAAGCTGTCACCGACATGGATCTAGCCGTGGTTTGCGTCGACTCCGGCGCTCTGACGCAGCAGATGGCGATCTGTCGAGGTCTCGGATCTGCCGACCGTCTGCCCGTGAGATCCCCGCGCTTGGCCTCTATCGCCGATGCGCGGCATCGAGTTCTCGTCGTCGCCGGTAGCGCAACCGAGCTCACGAGACAGCAGATCGGAAAGCTGGCAAAAGAGAAGGGCGTGCAAATCGTATCGATATCGCCACAAGAGCTGCTGGACGACGAGATGCGAGCGACGGCTATTCGCGGCGGTGTGCGCAAGATTCGTGATGCCCTCGCACGCAGCGCTGCGCAGGTCGTCGTCGTCGAGACCGCCGTCAGCTCGATGCGGATCGATCTCTCATCGATCGAGACAGCGCGCAAGATGACGCGAGGATCATCATCGGCACGGCTGACCTCCGGGCTCGCCTCGATCGTGCGCGAGGTCCTGAGCGATCAGCGCATCGCAGACGATCTGTGCGGCATATCGATGACCGGTGGTGACACCCTGTTTGCCGTGCTCAAGGCTATAGGGGCAGAGGGCATACGATTCATCGACTCCGTGCAGCCGCAGGCCAACCTCGGCGCTATCGTGGGCGGTCCGCATGATGGCCTCAGAATCGTCGGCAAAGGCGGCATGGTCGGCGATGACGAAACCGCGAAGCGAATTGTAACTCGGTTGATTCTCGAAGACGTTTGCGGCGGAATCCGGGTCGGCGCTTCGAAATGA
- a CDS encoding 2-keto-3-deoxygluconate permease, whose amino-acid sequence MEKVPGGQIIVPLVAAMLINTIFPGALGVGGPATALLRKGGQTLMGLFLIICGSQINIRQAGLPLYKGALLLGMKLGFGAALGWGVNAAFGSAGVLGLSPFVLFCAIPSNNSSLYIALSGEYGDATDVGAVSVLALKNGPMGSMVIMGLSGAAQFSMGDLIGTAIPVLIGIVWGNCDREFRCLCLRSEPVIMIFLSFAIGATSNLGVLFTAGASGIALAVLAIGVGIAIQIVYNVLLKKKTPLGVAMGTVAANSALTPSIIASADRAFEGAVPVAAAQCATASIITMILMPFIVSFFDHHLH is encoded by the coding sequence ATGGAAAAGGTGCCCGGCGGCCAGATCATCGTACCGCTGGTCGCAGCTATGCTGATCAATACGATCTTTCCCGGAGCGCTCGGAGTCGGGGGCCCGGCCACCGCGCTGCTGCGCAAAGGCGGCCAGACGCTCATGGGCCTGTTTCTCATAATCTGCGGATCGCAGATAAATATCCGGCAGGCGGGTCTTCCGTTGTACAAAGGTGCGCTTCTGCTCGGTATGAAACTGGGTTTCGGAGCGGCACTCGGCTGGGGCGTCAACGCTGCGTTCGGCTCCGCTGGTGTTCTCGGTCTGAGCCCGTTCGTGCTCTTCTGCGCGATTCCAAGCAATAACAGCTCGTTATACATCGCGCTGAGCGGCGAATACGGTGATGCGACCGACGTCGGAGCGGTCTCGGTCCTTGCGCTCAAAAACGGGCCGATGGGCTCCATGGTGATCATGGGGCTCTCCGGCGCAGCGCAATTCTCCATGGGTGATCTCATCGGAACTGCGATCCCGGTGCTGATCGGGATCGTCTGGGGCAACTGTGATCGCGAATTCCGGTGCCTCTGCCTCAGATCGGAGCCTGTGATCATGATATTTCTGAGCTTCGCGATCGGTGCCACCTCAAACCTGGGCGTACTGTTTACCGCAGGTGCCTCTGGAATCGCACTCGCCGTGCTTGCCATAGGCGTCGGTATCGCTATCCAAATCGTGTACAACGTCCTTTTGAAAAAGAAAACCCCTCTCGGGGTCGCGATGGGAACCGTCGCGGCGAACTCAGCCTTGACTCCCTCTATCATCGCCTCTGCCGACCGCGCCTTCGAGGGGGCCGTACCTGTCGCAGCGGCGCAGTGCGCGACCGCGTCGATCATCACGATGATACTGATGCCGTTTATTGTGAGCTTTTTTGACCATCACCTGCACTGA
- a CDS encoding ABC transporter ATP-binding protein has translation MSETAMADRTAIDVSGLVKDYGRGRGVFGVSFSVTRGEVFGFLGPNGAGKTVTMRHLMGFIRADAGRASIQSMDCFAARPRIQARLGYLPGEISMMDEMSASGFLEFMARMKQLQDRRRLHELAELFELDLRARIRKMSKGTKQKVGLICALMGSPDVLLLDEPTSGLDPLMQQRFIDLVLAEKRRGATIMLSSHMFEEVDRTCDRVAFIRGGRLAAVERMDDVRRSRKRTLEVSFLDTATRERYLTAHPRTARTGETGASIEVIGEMDEFVKDLAGFGVADLTVREQPIEEFFMHLYGSDEIVEKENEHD, from the coding sequence ATGAGCGAGACCGCGATGGCGGACCGCACGGCGATCGACGTCAGCGGTCTGGTCAAGGACTACGGACGAGGCCGCGGCGTGTTCGGCGTCAGCTTCTCGGTGACGCGCGGAGAGGTGTTCGGCTTTCTCGGACCCAATGGCGCCGGCAAGACGGTAACGATGCGCCATCTCATGGGATTCATCCGAGCGGACGCCGGACGCGCGTCCATCCAGAGCATGGACTGCTTCGCCGCCCGACCGCGCATCCAGGCGAGGCTCGGCTATCTGCCCGGGGAGATCTCCATGATGGACGAGATGAGCGCGAGCGGTTTTCTCGAGTTCATGGCTCGCATGAAACAACTTCAGGACCGCAGGCGCCTGCACGAGCTTGCCGAGCTGTTCGAGCTCGATCTGCGCGCACGGATCCGCAAGATGTCGAAGGGCACCAAACAAAAAGTCGGTCTGATCTGCGCGCTCATGGGCTCACCGGATGTGCTGCTGCTCGATGAGCCCACAAGCGGCTTGGACCCGCTCATGCAGCAGCGCTTCATCGACCTTGTGCTCGCCGAGAAGCGGCGGGGTGCCACAATCATGCTGTCCTCCCATATGTTCGAAGAGGTGGACCGCACCTGCGATCGCGTCGCCTTCATCCGCGGCGGCCGGCTGGCGGCGGTGGAGCGCATGGACGACGTCCGTCGGAGTCGCAAGCGAACGCTCGAGGTGAGCTTCCTCGACACGGCGACGCGCGAGCGTTATCTCACCGCGCATCCGAGGACCGCGCGCACCGGTGAGACGGGTGCCTCGATCGAGGTGATCGGCGAGATGGACGAATTTGTGAAGGATCTTGCGGGCTTCGGCGTCGCCGATCTCACGGTGCGCGAGCAGCCGATCGAGGAGTTTTTCATGCATCTATACGGAAGCGACGAGATCGTCGAGAAGGAGAACGAACATGATTAG
- a CDS encoding TetR/AcrR family transcriptional regulator: protein MGEIVTAADRLDRLSDERREAIASAGIEEFGRCGYQKASTEAIARKAGISKGLLFFYFSNKRALYLYLIDFFTERMEAIVADEEFYRIDDFFELLGYAARKKTAVFERCPWIFDFFLRVFYPEHRAVRDVLNAWNQQQIDQMLRIYFKNVRFDRFRDDVDVRHVVDQLIWLCDGYLHQQRCLRRRIDLDMLLDELEQWCDMLKAYAYKEEYR, encoded by the coding sequence ATGGGAGAGATCGTCACCGCTGCCGACAGGCTGGACCGCCTCTCCGATGAGCGGCGCGAAGCGATCGCGTCGGCTGGCATCGAGGAGTTCGGTCGCTGCGGCTACCAGAAGGCCTCCACCGAAGCTATCGCCCGGAAGGCCGGCATCTCGAAAGGCCTGCTGTTTTTCTATTTCAGCAACAAGCGCGCGCTCTATCTCTATCTGATCGACTTTTTCACTGAACGGATGGAGGCGATCGTCGCCGATGAAGAGTTCTATCGGATCGATGACTTCTTCGAGCTGTTGGGCTACGCGGCTCGCAAGAAGACAGCGGTCTTCGAACGGTGCCCTTGGATCTTCGACTTTTTCCTGCGCGTCTTCTACCCCGAGCACCGAGCGGTACGCGATGTCCTGAACGCGTGGAACCAGCAGCAGATCGACCAGATGCTCAGAATCTATTTCAAAAACGTCCGCTTCGATCGCTTTCGTGATGACGTGGACGTCCGACATGTGGTCGACCAGCTCATCTGGCTTTGCGACGGCTATCTGCACCAGCAGCGCTGTCTCAGACGCCGCATCGACCTGGACATGCTCCTCGATGAACTCGAACAATGGTGCGACATGCTCAAGGCCTATGCATACAAGGAGGAATACCGATGA
- a CDS encoding MurR/RpiR family transcriptional regulator, with protein sequence MEQLITYYDNLTEREQRAFGYVYLNQRSAAKMKKKELAKSALVSKDVISSLIRKLGFDKYSSFIEFLNNDDERMLPIRHRAMKVLEVAPPKPTAAQQSGILRKSGKAICKARFIYILAEGDSRPVGSYLEYLLLTLGIKCLLMRDFSLADALTRAISSDELLILISPSGETPGLVDAARIARRGHVKTISLSAIPGSRIARYSSLNLCCKLEQEETGELGGNSRMDMLYLVETLIDGVQRARKSRSNHSD encoded by the coding sequence ATGGAGCAGCTGATCACATACTACGATAACCTGACCGAACGCGAGCAGCGGGCCTTTGGCTATGTCTATCTCAACCAGCGCTCTGCAGCGAAGATGAAGAAGAAAGAGCTCGCAAAGAGCGCGCTCGTATCAAAAGATGTCATATCCAGCCTGATTCGCAAGCTGGGTTTCGACAAGTACAGCAGCTTCATAGAGTTTCTCAACAATGACGATGAGCGCATGCTCCCCATACGCCACAGGGCCATGAAAGTGCTCGAGGTTGCTCCTCCGAAGCCAACTGCCGCGCAGCAGAGCGGTATCCTCCGCAAGAGCGGGAAGGCGATCTGCAAAGCGCGCTTCATCTACATCCTCGCTGAAGGGGACAGTCGCCCGGTCGGCTCATATCTCGAGTATCTATTGCTGACATTGGGTATCAAATGCCTTCTCATGAGAGATTTCAGCCTCGCTGATGCTCTTACGAGGGCTATTTCAAGCGATGAGCTACTCATTTTGATTTCTCCGTCCGGTGAGACCCCCGGTCTTGTGGACGCTGCACGTATCGCGCGAAGAGGTCATGTGAAGACGATATCGCTGTCGGCCATCCCGGGCAGCCGAATCGCTCGATACAGCAGTCTGAACCTGTGCTGCAAGCTCGAGCAGGAGGAAACCGGCGAGCTGGGCGGGAACTCACGAATGGACATGCTCTATCTCGTCGAGACCCTGATCGATGGCGTGCAGCGGGCGCGCAAGAGCCGCTCGAATCACAGCGACTAG